A genomic region of Azoarcus sp. KH32C contains the following coding sequences:
- a CDS encoding YiaA/YiaB family inner membrane protein: protein MQAPVCRDTRAWRLQVWISFGLAALLCASGLAALPGADLDRAFMVMGYAFCLTSAFVLAKFVRDTESRTDDSPLWRLVVWGGFLLAMALTGWGLWRMDINPTWKAYLGVSWLYLISSAFTLAKTLRDAWEADRAECALRTARTAEDASRPPVQTAAARSAVPPSAQ from the coding sequence ATGCAAGCCCCCGTTTGCCGCGACACCCGCGCGTGGCGCCTCCAGGTCTGGATCTCCTTCGGACTCGCCGCCCTGCTGTGCGCGAGCGGCCTCGCCGCGCTGCCCGGCGCCGATCTCGACCGCGCCTTCATGGTCATGGGCTACGCCTTCTGCCTCACCAGCGCCTTCGTGCTTGCGAAGTTCGTCCGCGACACCGAATCCCGCACCGACGACTCGCCGCTGTGGCGCCTCGTCGTCTGGGGCGGCTTCCTGCTGGCGATGGCGCTCACCGGCTGGGGACTGTGGCGCATGGACATCAACCCAACCTGGAAGGCCTACCTCGGCGTGAGCTGGCTGTACCTGATCTCGAGCGCCTTCACGCTCGCGAAGACGCTGCGCGACGCGTGGGAGGCCGACCGCGCCGAATGCGCGCTACGCACCGCCCGTACCGCCGAAGACGCATCCCGCCCACCCGTTCAGACCGCTGCCGCACGGAGCGCCGTCCCGCCGAGCGCCCAATGA
- a CDS encoding helix-turn-helix transcriptional regulator — protein sequence MSTTADLVTALKAELKSAGLTYSALAERLGMAESSVKRMFSTSGDMPLSRIDAICRALNLDFADLARSVAEKEPLLAELSLAQERAVVGDRKLLLVAICCLSHWTAEQIIATYQMGEAEVVKHLTRLDRLGVIDLRPGNRYHLKVAKGFRWRPHGPVMQYFREDVIDDYFAGGFDGESEMLMVVHGQIGRGLAHSFRERLARVGQDFAQQHIADQKLAPADRRPYTLVIGMRSWLMAAFRDLKRPDVAWPDAPSAR from the coding sequence ATGAGCACCACCGCCGATCTGGTCACCGCGCTGAAAGCCGAGCTGAAGTCCGCCGGGCTCACCTACTCCGCGCTCGCCGAACGTCTCGGCATGGCCGAGTCGAGCGTCAAGCGGATGTTCTCGACGAGCGGCGACATGCCCCTGTCGCGCATCGACGCGATCTGCCGCGCGCTGAACCTCGACTTCGCCGACCTCGCGCGCAGCGTCGCGGAGAAGGAGCCGCTGCTCGCCGAACTCTCGCTGGCGCAGGAAAGGGCCGTCGTCGGCGACCGTAAGCTGCTGTTGGTGGCGATCTGCTGCCTGAGCCACTGGACGGCCGAGCAGATCATTGCGACCTACCAGATGGGCGAAGCCGAAGTCGTCAAGCACCTGACCCGCCTCGACCGCCTCGGCGTAATCGACCTGCGTCCCGGCAACCGCTACCACCTGAAGGTCGCGAAGGGATTCCGCTGGCGTCCGCACGGGCCGGTGATGCAGTACTTCCGCGAAGACGTCATCGACGACTACTTCGCCGGCGGCTTCGACGGCGAATCCGAGATGCTGATGGTGGTCCACGGCCAGATCGGCCGCGGGCTCGCGCATTCCTTCCGCGAACGGCTCGCGCGCGTCGGGCAGGATTTCGCCCAGCAGCACATCGCCGACCAGAAGCTCGCGCCCGCCGACCGCCGCCCCTATACGCTCGTGATCGGCATGCGCTCGTGGCTGATGGCGGCCTTCCGCGACCTGAAGCGGCCCGACGTCGCGTGGCCTGATGCACCGTCGGCGCGCTGA